The Phycisphaeraceae bacterium genome segment GCAAGCTGCTGGGGCAGTCGGAGAGCCGGGTGCAGCACCTGTCCGAGCCGGTGGTGATCGTCGCGCACGAACTCACACCCTCGCAGGCGGCTTCGCTGGAGCGTTCAAAGATACTGGCGTTCGCGACCGATGCCGGCGGACGCACCAGCCACACATCCATCGTGGCCAAGGCGATGGAGATTCCCGCGGTGGTGGGCTGCCAGAACGTGTCGCTCAACGTCAACGAGGGCGATTCCATCATCGTGGACGGCGATCGCGGGCTGGTCATTCTGCGTCCGGACCCTGAGACGCTGGTTCAGTACGAGGCGTTCCAGCGGCAGATGGCGGATTTTCGGGTGGGAATGCGCGAGTTCGCCGCGCTCGAACCGACCACGCGGGACGGAACGCGCATCTCGCTCATGGGCAACATCGAGTTCCCCGAGGAAGTGGAGGCCCTGGTGCGCAACGGCGCGGACGGGGTCGGGCTGTACCGCACCGAGTTCCTGTACCTGACCGCCCACGAGGATCCCACCGAGGACACGCAGTACAGGGCCTATCGCCAGTGCGTGGATCTGCTCAAGGGCCGACCGCTGACGATCCGCACCCTCGATCTGGGAGCGGACAAGTACACGCAGGAGCAGCAGGTGGAGCCGGAGCGGAATCCCGCCTTGGGCTGCCGGGGGGTGCGCTACTGCCTGCGTCACCTGGGCGTCTTCAAGCGTCAGTTGCGGGCCATCCTGCGAGCCAGCGCGTTCGGCCCGATCAAGGTGATGTTCCCCCTGGTCACGAACGTGCTGGAGCTGCGTCACGCTCGCATGGTGGTGAACGACGTGATGGAGGAACTGTCGGAGGAGGGCGTACCCTACGACAAGGATCTGAAACTGGGCATCATGATCGAGGTGCCCAGCGCCGCGCTCATGGCCAAGACGCTGGCGCGGGAGGTATCGTTCATGTCCATCGGGACAAACGACCTCATTCAGTACACCCTGGCGGTGGACCGGGGCAACGAGCGCGTGGCCAACC includes the following:
- the ptsP gene encoding phosphoenolpyruvate--protein phosphotransferase, which produces MEVVKGIPVSPGVVIGKAFILDYADERVPYRTVPAGDVPRELNRLAKALRDAADELTVLRDRTAAELGKEPARIFEFHLGLLNDVSLIGPIRDRIEKERVTAEFAVADAFRRLAEQFRGMGSEVFRQKANDVLDLDRRVLGKLLGQSESRVQHLSEPVVIVAHELTPSQAASLERSKILAFATDAGGRTSHTSIVAKAMEIPAVVGCQNVSLNVNEGDSIIVDGDRGLVILRPDPETLVQYEAFQRQMADFRVGMREFAALEPTTRDGTRISLMGNIEFPEEVEALVRNGADGVGLYRTEFLYLTAHEDPTEDTQYRAYRQCVDLLKGRPLTIRTLDLGADKYTQEQQVEPERNPALGCRGVRYCLRHLGVFKRQLRAILRASAFGPIKVMFPLVTNVLELRHARMVVNDVMEELSEEGVPYDKDLKLGIMIEVPSAALMAKTLAREVSFMSIGTNDLIQYTLAVDRGNERVANLYSAANPAVLQLVKQTVRAGKHYGIETSICGEIAGEVTYTMLLIGFGLRTLSLVPSQIPQVKRLIRSVDIGTCERLARKVGSFESERQIVNFLREQTRKVFPEAFGGWSAE